A genome region from Pseudanabaena sp. Chao 1811 includes the following:
- a CDS encoding response regulator — protein sequence MDTDNLAVYSLVEQLRGYGRKQFTGKLELHSVKEYKWIIYYCHGRLVWASGGVHNHRRWRRLMGQYKLQIDFNKISLRTPEEIRLWDYHVLVILMKRMVLSRDQISPIIESFVHEVLFDIIQCAANERITYYCDFEDEITPVISLIHAEHAIERAHEDWITWRKLGIADFSPNLAPWIKRPEQLREEASELTYKTLITILDGRRSLRELSTWMKKDLLPLVQSLIAYYHRGLIGLAEVPDIQAPLPAIVSSREAEQDSTQALESNQSQNKLQILPRPLIACVDDSNQVCATIDQIVSKFGFGFLAIKESIKVLPLLVEHKPEMIILDLVMPIVGGYELCSQIRRIPEFKDTPILILTSNDTLIDRIRSRFVGATAFISKASGNEKIGEQIKKYLLASDTAIKDAPSVDNISDLI from the coding sequence ACGCGGCTATGGTCGCAAGCAGTTTACTGGAAAACTGGAACTTCATAGCGTCAAAGAATATAAATGGATTATTTACTATTGCCACGGTAGGTTGGTATGGGCTTCGGGGGGAGTACATAACCATCGACGTTGGCGCAGATTAATGGGGCAGTACAAATTACAGATCGATTTTAATAAAATCTCTCTCCGTACCCCCGAAGAAATTAGACTATGGGACTACCATGTGCTGGTCATCCTCATGAAACGTATGGTCTTATCTCGTGACCAAATCTCACCAATCATTGAAAGCTTTGTTCATGAAGTATTATTTGACATTATTCAATGTGCAGCTAATGAGCGAATCACCTATTACTGTGATTTTGAAGATGAAATCACCCCTGTAATTTCTCTGATCCATGCAGAACATGCTATTGAGCGCGCTCACGAAGATTGGATTACATGGCGTAAATTAGGAATAGCTGACTTTTCGCCAAATCTTGCTCCTTGGATTAAGCGTCCTGAACAACTTAGGGAAGAAGCCTCAGAACTTACCTATAAAACTTTAATTACGATCCTTGATGGTAGGCGATCGCTACGGGAACTATCTACATGGATGAAAAAAGATTTACTTCCTCTTGTTCAATCTCTAATTGCCTATTATCATCGTGGGTTGATTGGACTAGCAGAAGTTCCTGACATCCAAGCTCCTCTTCCCGCTATTGTATCAAGTAGAGAAGCAGAACAGGACTCTACCCAAGCATTAGAAAGTAACCAGAGTCAAAACAAGTTGCAAATTTTACCTCGTCCTCTTATTGCTTGCGTAGATGATAGCAATCAGGTATGTGCAACTATTGACCAGATTGTCTCAAAGTTCGGTTTTGGATTCTTAGCAATTAAAGAATCTATTAAAGTATTACCACTACTGGTTGAACATAAGCCAGAGATGATTATTTTAGATTTAGTTATGCCAATTGTTGGGGGATATGAACTTTGTTCGCAAATCCGTCGTATTCCAGAGTTTAAGGATACGCCAATTTTAATTTTGACCAGTAATGACACATTGATTGACCGCATTAGGTCTCGTTTTGTTGGTGCAACTGCCTTTATATCGAAGGCATCGGGCAATGAAAAAATTGGTGAACAAATTAAGAAGTATCTTCTTGCTTCTGATACAGCAATCAAAGATGCTCCCTCTGTTGACAATATATCTGACTTAATCTAG